A window of Clostridium taeniosporum genomic DNA:
AATTTTGATGAAAAAACATCAGCAGGTCCTACTTCCTTAGTTTTAATATTTTTTGCGGTTTTATTTACTGGCCTTGGAATATATGATCATCTTAGTCAGTGGGCAGGTTCTGGAACTGCTATTCCTATTACAGGTTTTGCCAATTCAATAGCATCTGCTTCAATTGAACATAAAACAGAAGGATTTGTTCTCGGAGTAGCTGGAAATATGTTCAGTCTTGCAGGTGCAGTTATTGTCTATGGAGTTTTTGCTGCTTTTGTAGTTGCAACAATAAAAATGGCAATAACATGGTTGGGGGCGATGTAAATGCTTAAAGGACATCAATCCTGGGTTTTTGATTCTAAACCTACAATAGTGGCTTCTGCTGCTGTTGGTGGTCCTTTTGAAGGTAATGGTGCTTTAGCTGATGACTTTGATATAATTTCTGAAGATTTATGGCTTGGTCAGGATAGCTATGAAAAAGCAGAAAAAGCTCTGCTTGAGCATGCTTGTGAAAGGGCAATACAAAAATCAAAAATCCAAAAAGAAGATATTAATTTCTTTTTTAGTGGAGATTTAATGAACCAAATTATCTCTAGTAGCTTTACAGCAAGAACTTTAGGAATACCTTATTTGGGAATATTTGGTGCTTGTTCTAGTTCTATGGAAGGTTTAGCATTAGCAGCACAATTAATAGATAGTAAAGCAGCTAAATATGTTGTAACAGCTGCAAGTAGTCATAATGCTGCTGCTGAAAAACAATTTAGATATCCTACAGAATATGGTGTGCAAAGACCACCTAGTGCTCAGTGGACAGTAACTGGTGCTGGAGCTGCAGTACTTGCACAAAATGGAGATGGTCCTAAAGTAACTTCTGCTACCATAGGAAAAGTAGTAGATATGGGAATCTCAGATCCATATAATGTTGGAGCAGCTATGGCACCAGCTGCTGTAGATACTATTGAAGCTCACTTTAGAGATTTAAATATTGATGCTTCTCATTATGATCTTATTGCTACTGGTGATTTAGGAAAAGTTGGTCATGAACTTGCCAATGCTTTACTAGAAAAGCATGATATAAACATGCCAACAGATATATTCACAGATTGTGGACTTTTAATATATAAAAAAGACCAACCGAGTTTTTCTGGTGGTAGTGGATGTGGTTGTTCTGCAACTGTAACTTATGGACATTTACTTAATCGTATGCGAAAAGGAGAATTAAAGAAAATATTAATTGTTGCAACAGGTGCACTAATGTCTCCTATTTCTTTTCAACAAAAAGAAAGTATACCTAGCATTGCCCATGCTGTTTCTATAGAAATGTAAAAAAGAAGGTGTGAGTTAATTTATGGAAAAATTTATTTTTGCATTTATAATAGGTGGTTTAATTTGTGTTATTGGTCAACTTATAATGGATATTTTAAAGGTTACTCCTGCACATACAACTTGTACATTAGTTGTAATCGGTGCAATTTTAGGAGGATTTGGACTATATGATCCTTTAGTGAAATTTGCAGGTGCAGGTGCATTTATACCTATAAGTAGTTTTGGAAATACACTTGTAACAGCAGCTTTGACTGATGCTGAGCAAACTGGTTTTATCGGAATATTTACTGGTGTTTTAAAAACAGTAAGTACTGGAGTTTCTGCTGCAATAATCTTTGGATTTATTTCCGCCATTGTATTTAAACCAAAAGGTTAAACATTTAAAATAGTCTGTATACCTTTTGTCAAGATAATTTATTACATTATCCTAGCTAAAGATCACAGACTATTTTTTATCTAAAAAAATATATTCTTAATTAAGAACTCTAAATAAATTTATAAATACTATTTACAATTAAGCACATTCAAATAAATAATTAGTCAGTATGCTAGTTTATTTTGTGAACTACATCTTCCTTAGGCTTTGGTAATATCACAACTATTAGCAGAGCCTAAGTTATTATATTTTATAAAATATCGTTGTATCTTTAACTTGTTATTTATTTTTATATGCTTTAACTGCCATTCCATTATCTAATACTAAAATAAATATTTCTTCAAGTGATTCAATATGATTATCCTTAAACTTGTAAGTCTTATATGTATTAATCAATTGGTCAACTCCCTGCTCCGTCTTACAAAGTTCATCAAGTTCAGTACTCTTTTCATATAAAGTTAATGCTTTATGAACTATATTCATATTCTTTTCTTCAATAAAAACTACTTTTTTTATTTTTTTATTTTCTTGTTTAAATTTTTTAAATCTCTCTTCTCCTATGTTTTTTAGTAATGATTTTTTATTCTTTGTATGGCCCTCCTTTACTAATTTAGGTCTATCTCTATATAATCTATATATTTCTTTTGAACTAACTGTACCTCCTTTACTATATAGATATTTAAGGAACTCTAATTCATTTTTATTTATTTCAATAAATCTATATCCGGGAACGTTTTCTCCAAACTCTTTTAAAATATGATACTTACCATCTATGTATTTTGCTAATATCCAATTATTTTGTATTTCTTCCTCTGTATCAGCTAAAAGACAATGCTTGTTTCCATGAGATATAAAATTCCAATGATCAGATATTCTTAAACTTCCTTCTGGTTTATAATCCCACGAAACTCCCGGTACATTATAATAACTTAAACTATATGGACTTTTATTAATATATTCAAACTTGTTAATTTCATCTAATACTTCTTTTGGTGTAACCTTTGCACTTTGTGGTAATAGTAATTTTTTCATAACTTTTCTCCTAACTATTTTATTCAATTACTTTTTTTAATTAACTTTTATATAAAGTCAAAAATTTTCTTACTTCATTATCCATATAAATACCGATAAAAAGTTCTTCTAGTTTTCAAATGAAAAATAACTCCCATAAATAAATATAATAATTATATATAGTATGTGTATTTTTGAACTTAAAATTACCATTATATATTCCTCTTGATTTTGTATAATAATAAAGAGACTTGAAATATCAAGCCTCCTTACTATTATAGATTATTTGGTTTATTCTAAATATATTTCTAAATAGTGTTTGTATTATCTGCTGGGAATACTATTTCTGCATCTTTTCTAGCTTTTACTGCAGTTTCAACTACATTTAAAGAATGCTCTAATAATTTGTAACACATATCTTTATTATCATTATCAAAAATCTCTTTAAACTTATTTAACTCATATACCATTCTATTAGAATCTTCTTGATTATTATAGCTTTTCACTTCCCCATCTATACAAAATTCAAAAGAAGGACACTCATTAGTTGAACCATTTAATTTTAAATATCCGTTTCTACCTTGTATATAAACAAAACTTGGACTCATAGTATCTTTTGCCCCAACACATTCGCACACAAAATCTTTATATTTTAATATAACTATACCAGATGTATCAATCCCATTATAAGCAGTATTAGCTAAGTATCTTACATCTACAGGCTTTCCAAAAAGACCTATAACAAAATGCAAATTATAAATGTTTATATCATATAAAGCTCCACCTGAAAATGTTGGGTTAAATACATTAGATATTTCTCCATTAATAAAAGAATTATATCTACTTGAATATTGAGAAAAATTACATTGAACTAACTTTATATCTTGTAAATCTTTAATTTTATTTTTAATATCAATAAAATTAGGTAAATATATTGTTGTAATTCCTTCAAATAAAAACAAGTTATATTTTTTAGCTACTGTTATTAAGTGTTCACTCTCTTTTATAGTAGATGTAAATGGCTTTTCACAAATTACATTCTTTTTATTTTCTAAAGCCTTTAATGTGTAACTATAATGAAGACTATTAGGTAATGCTATATAAATAAAATCTATTGATTTATTCTCTAACATTTTTTTATAATCACTATACATAGATTGTATATTATATTTTTTAGAAAGTTCATCTGTTCTATTACTTGTTTTTCTTGAACATAACGCAATACATTCTACCCCATGAACTTTTGACATAGCTTGTAAAAAAGTTTCTACAATTGCACCTGTTCCTACAACTCCAATTTTCATATTACTTCCTCCTATAAAACACGTTTAAAAATTATAAATAAGTCTCATAAAAATATTTTTTATCTCTAACTTGTCTTTTATATTTATTAATTTACATAATTAATTAAATGTTGATTACTCTTTGTATTAATCATATCACAAATTTATATATTTAATTCTCATCAATAAATTCAAATACATCCTCTACTGTTTTATTAAATACATTAGCAATATCCATTGCAAGCTTTAATGAAGGATTATATTTTCCATTTTCTAATGCTCCTATAGTTTCTCTACGTACACCAACCAATTTAGCTAATTCATCTTGTTTTAAATTTCTTTCTTTTCTAAGTTCATGTATTTTTGTTTTTAACTTTGCCATTAATATTGCCCAGCCTTTTCATAAAAAATAAATAATAATGATTTACTCATTAAATTTAATCCAAATAAAAATGGCAATATCTTCACTAAATCTACTATCCATACATTCTTAAAAAATGATATAATTAATAAAATACTAAAAAATAATGCTAATAATATATAAGAAGTTGATTGTGCTTTTAGTTCATTTACTTTTGACATTTCATCAATTTTATCGCTTTTCATAAAATGACTACATATAGAAATTGACATCATTCCTAATAAAACAATCATTAAAACAGTTTTAAAATACTTTGGCAGTTCAATAATTTGAACAATTCCAAATACTACCCAAACTATACCCACAAATCCATAACTAAATAGTGATTTTTTTCTCAAATTAATATTTTTCTCCATATTTACACCTCTGTGTTATATATTTTTAACTTATGTTATAAATATATAACATAAGTTTTTACCTGTCAACATATAATATAAGAATCTATATTATATGTTGACAGGTAAAAACTTATACCAATGTAAATGTTCTAAATATCATTCTATTTTTATAGATCACATTGTAATAATTTTAATTTTAATTTTACCATATATTTACTGGTAAAATTATGATATAATGATAATCGGGAGAGGAATTAAAACTAAAAACTTTTAATTAATGGGAAACATAAATATCATTAATATTATGTAATTATTAGCTTAAAGTTAAAAATTATATTTGAATGTATTTACGTAATTGAAATAGACTCCCATAAATAAAAACCTCTTTATTTTCTTGTTTCTCCTTTCATATATCTATTTACTGAGATATATCCATATTCTTAACTATAAATCTTTGTAATAGTCCTTACAAGATTTAATACAAATTGTTAAGGTAGAGTATTTTAGTTTTATATAGATTATATTGGACTAGAAAGAGAGGAAATGTATATGAAGATCAAAGGACATAAAGGAAATAGTTGGTTTGAAATCTTTATTGCTAAAGAAAATGAAAGGTTCTTTGGTATTCTTATATTTTTATTTGGTATTGTTCTTGTACTACTTAAATATCTTTGAATATAAAAAGACCTTTATATAGTGCATCTCTCCCAAAGAAAACTATACAAAGATCTTAACCAAATAAAAATATTAGTTGCATCTTGAGATAGTTCCAATTAAGGAACTGTCTCATCCAAAGTTTTAATTCATATAAGTTTATTACATATCCATATAATATACCTAAATTATACCTTATATGTTACTTATTATACAAATATTTTTTTATTTTATACTTTTTCAGTTCTATCATTTATAATATATAAATTTCTCCATAAAAATTTATTCTACTAATTTTTAGAATTATTTTTTCTTTTTACTAAATCTAATATAAAAATCAATCTATTATCTTATATTTAATAATTATAGACCATTCGGTATCATTATATACTTTCTATAGGTATATTGTTAAAAATTTTGAACTTAATTATTGTCTCACATAAAACTATTTTACTCAACTTTAATGAATTTTATGCTAATTTAATTAGTTTACCACACTTATCTAATATAAAAAGTGGTTACGCTTTTTAGTTGAAAGTAGCTAATTAAGAGTTTAAACTTTAAGAATTCTATAATTTTCCGTATAACTAGAAATGAACTACACCCATAATTAAATTTTAATATTGGGTGTAGTTCTTCTTAATTTTATTGATAGCTTATATATAATATATTTTCATAGATTATATATATACAATTACATTTATTTTGCCTAAATTTCTTGGTATTATATTTCCATCAATTTTTTCTCCATTTATAATTAACTTAAATTTATCATATTTAATTTCATTTAAATTATTTGTAACTTTTGAATTAATTAAACTATCTGATTCTTTCTTTTTATCTTCACCTCTCCTTACTTTTATAGTGTAATCTTCATTATCATTTTTAATTTTTATTTCAAATTCATTCCATGATTTTGGGATACATGGTTTTACCATATAACCTTTATCTTCAATTCTTTTTAGACCTAAAATATCTTCAATACCAACTCGATACATCCAACCTGAAGCTCCAGTATACCAACTCCAGCCACCTCTTCCTCCATGAGGTTCTTTTATATACACATCTGCTGCCATTACATAAGGCTCCAACTTATATGTCATACATTCAAGTTCAGTCTTTGTGTGATTTATTGGATTTATCATATTATAATATTTTACAGCTTTATCACCTAATCCAAGCTTAGTCAAAGCTAATATTACCCAAACAGCTGCATGAGTATATTGTCCTCCATTTTCTCTTACTCCTGGCACATATCCTTTTATATAACCAGGTTCAAGATATGAATTACTAAATGGTGGTGCTAATAAAAGTATCAAACCCTTCTCCTCTTTAACTAAATTGTTATCAATAGCCTCCATTGCCTCAAATGCTCTTTCGCTATATTTTATTAATTCATTATCAGATTTAACTTTTGTCGCCCCTGAAATTATAGACCAACTTTGTGCTAAAGAATCAATTTGACATTCAGGATTTTCACGACTTCCAAGTGGTGTTCCATCATCAAAATACGCTCTTCTATACCATCCACCATCCCAAGCATTTTTCTCTAAATTCTCTCGAATAAATTCTTTTCTCTCTTCATAATAAGTTTTTGTTTCTTTATCACCTTTAATCTGTGCAATTTTAATAAAGTTCTCTAAAATAGAATACAAGAACCAACCAAGCCATACGCTTTCTCCTTTTCCTTTATTACCAACAGTACTCATACCATCGTTCCAATCACCACTACCCATTAATGGAATATTATGCATACCAAACTTTAAAGCTTTTTCTATAGCTTTTAAGCAATGCTCATATATTGTTCCTTCTTTTGAAGATTGATTTACTATTGTATATCTCTCATCTTCTCCCTCTCTTAAAGGCTCATCTTCAAGGTAAGGGGCAGTTTCTTGTAAAATTTTATAATCTCCAGTTGAATTAATATATTCAGCAGTAACATAAGGAAGCCATAATAAATCATCACTAAATCTAGTCCTTATACCTGAATTTACAACTGGATGCCACCAATGTTGTACATCACCTTCTACATACTGCCTTGAAGCACTACGCAATATCTGAGCTTTTGGTATTTCTGGATCAACAACTCCAAGTGCCATGGAATCTTGAAGTTGATCTCTAAATCCATATGCTCCACCACTTTGATAAAATGCACTTCTACTTAAATATCTACAACTTAGAGTTTGATATAAAAGCCATCCATTTAAAAGATAATTTAAAGATTTATCTGGAGTTTTAACTTGTATATTTCCTAAAAAGTCTTTCCAATATTTTTTAACCTTCTCTAATTCTTTATCTGCATTACCTCTAATTTGATATTTTTCAATAACCTTTTCTACATTTTCTTTTTCTTCCTCACCAAATAAAATTAAAAGTTCTTTCTTTTCACCCTTTTTAAGTTTAATATTTGTAGTAGCAGCCAAACAAGGATCATAAATTCCTCCACATCTATTTGATAAGTTTTTATAATCTAAAGCCTTTGGTGAAGAAACTTCTCCATTAATTCCTAAGAATTCTTTGTTATCACCAGTAAAACTTAAACATTCTCCTCCTAAAATAGTTAAATAAGAGTTGAATTTTCCAAAGTACTCACTATAAGGATTGCAACCTCTAATAAATCCACTATTATATACATATTTGGTACTATTAGAGTTTTTATTTTCTTCATTTATGCTTGCATTTCTATTTTTCTCAAGCTCTCCATGAATATATGTTGAAACATATCTAGCACTATCATACTCATAAACACCCATTACAAGCTTTGCATAATAGAATAAAGAAATTTCTCTATCATTTCCACTTAAATTTTCTAAAGTTACCTTTTGAATTTTTACCTTTTCATTTTTAGGCGCAAATATTTCTAGTTTTCCTTTTAATTCATAAGCAGTATGACTAAATTCAGAATATCCAAAACCATGTTTTATGAAATAGTCGCCATTATCCCTAACTGGTTTTGGTGTTATAGAAAAATAATTATTAGAATTATCATCTCTAATATAAAGTGCTTCTCCTAATGGATCTCTAATATAGTCATTACTCCAAGGTGTTATCTTATTTTCTCTGGAATTTCCACACCATGTATAAGATGATCCACTCTCAGTTATATGAAATCCAAAATCATCATTAGAAATAACATTAATCCAAGGTGCTGGGGTATTTTTAAAATTAGATAATTTTATTAAATAACTATTATCAACTTTGCTAAAACCACCATATCCATTAAAGAAATCTAAATTTCCCACATTAAAATCTTCATTAAAATCCTCTATATTTAAATATTTCTTATTTGTAGATTTTCCCATGTTATTTTTGGTTTTTGCAGATTCTAATCCATTAATTAAATCCTCATCTTCTATAAATTCTTCATCATGATCATATTCTTTATATTCTATTATATTATCATCTAAATCTGATACCAATTCATCTGCTGTTTCTAATTTATAGTTTATACTTAAAGGCTTAGCTTTCTCTTCTAATTTATCACTTTCTACATTATCAGGTATTTCTTCTAACAAATGTTTTTTATCTTGTAAAATATAATTTTCTTCATAATTATTTGCTAATCTATTATCACAATTATGTTTATAGGTTTCTTCATCAACAGATTTCTTATATCTTGAAAATTCATTAGTGCTAATACCATTAAACTCTTCATTTTTTTCAATTTGTTTAAAAATTGAACCTTTATTTGAATCAATATATAATCTAGCAATTCCTACTATTAAATCTTTGACTTGTGTATCCATAGTAGATTTATTGTGAACAAATATTCCTCCAGGTATATTTAAAGAGTTACCTTCTTTTGATATATGTATTGCTTGCATTATATTCTTTTGAAGTGGTTCATCATAAGAAATCTCTTCATTATTATATATAATTAAATCTAATTTTACCCCTTTAAGTTTAAGATAATAATGTAAATTCAAAATATTATATACTAAATTAATATCTTTCTCTTCTTCAATAGTTAAAAACATAATAGGCAAATCACCTGAAATTCCGTAAGGCCATAAATCTTTTTGGTGTTTTGAAATATTCTTTATATACTCTTCTCTATCCTTTCTACCACTATGTAAAAAGAATATATATGAAGCTAAATTTTGGAATATATTTGCTTGAACACTTCGTATACCTAAATTTTTAAGTTCTAACTGTGTTCTTATACTATAATTTTCAAAAACTTTTTCTAAAGTAACTACATTTTTATTTTCCTTACATATATTAATAGCTGCTTCTCTAGAATCTGTTGTTCCTGTTATAACATAAATTTCTCTTTTTGAATTTCCATCTAATCTAACCCTAGCTCTAATACTCATTATTGGATCTAAAACTGTTCCAACAGTATTATTTAATGATTTATCATTATCCATAGCCAAAGGAGACTTAAGATCTCTATTTCTTCCTATAAAATTAATTCTAGAAGTTTCATAACTTATACTTCCTTCTAATTCTCCATTTACTAAAACTTTATGGAATATATAAGGTACTTTTGCTCCTTTAACTCTACCTCTTCTACTTCCTATTAGCACATTTTCTTTATCATCATATTCTGTTTGAACAAATAAATTAGAAAAGGCTGGATGCACTGCATCCGCACTAAAAGTAGTTAAAATTACTTCCATATAACTTGTTATTTCTACACTTCTTCCCTTACTACTTAAATTATTTAAAGTAATTTTTCTAACTTCAAAGTTTTCTTCAGGAGAAACAACAACCTCCATCTGTGTTTCAATGTTTCCATCTTTTCTATTAAACTTAGCTTTATCTAAATTAAATTCAGCAATATATTTATCCCCATAATTCTTACATGGTTCAAATGTAGAACTCCAATACTCATTAGAATTTAAATTCTTTATATAAAAGAACATACCACTATCATCACTTGTAGAATTGCCTTTCCATCGATAAAGCATCATATCATCCATCTTAGAATAACCGCTTCCACTTACAGTTATCATTGATGAATATCCGCCATTAGATAATAATAAAACTTCAGTATTTTCTTGATTTGCATTTACAAATTTCCTTGAAATCAAGTTTTCTCCTTCAAAGTACATACTTCTTATAGAATAATCTTCATTTCTTTCAAAAGTTATATTATGCGGAATCTTTTCTTTTAATAAAAGTTCTGTTGCCTTAACTTCTGGCAAACTATGAAACCTATTAATTAAAATATCATTTAAAAGAAAATTATCAAGTGCCATTAAAGACATTCCTAAATGATGTACCATATATGTCATAATTTTATTAGGTTTTATTCCATCATTATATACCTTATCATTTATTTTAGAATTATTGGAATCCTCTCCATGTGTATCAGTTAAAAGATTTTCTTTATCATCATCTATTTTATTTTTTATTACATATTTATCTTCCCTTGCCTTAGTATAATCTATAGCTTCAATAAATCCATATCTTCCTAAGCAACCTAGTTTCTCTAATTTTTTAAGATTTTTTATTCCACTTTTTTTACAAAATGGTAATGTCATTAAGGTTGAATAAGGAGATATTACGAT
This region includes:
- the spoVAC gene encoding stage V sporulation protein AC, with the translated sequence MSNMKKKKMTPIQQQYDDLVNNIQPKRPILTNCIRAFLVGGTICTIGQGLQWMFINYFNFDEKTSAGPTSLVLIFFAVLFTGLGIYDHLSQWAGSGTAIPITGFANSIASASIEHKTEGFVLGVAGNMFSLAGAVIVYGVFAAFVVATIKMAITWLGAM
- the spoVAD gene encoding stage V sporulation protein AD, which produces MLKGHQSWVFDSKPTIVASAAVGGPFEGNGALADDFDIISEDLWLGQDSYEKAEKALLEHACERAIQKSKIQKEDINFFFSGDLMNQIISSSFTARTLGIPYLGIFGACSSSMEGLALAAQLIDSKAAKYVVTAASSHNAAAEKQFRYPTEYGVQRPPSAQWTVTGAGAAVLAQNGDGPKVTSATIGKVVDMGISDPYNVGAAMAPAAVDTIEAHFRDLNIDASHYDLIATGDLGKVGHELANALLEKHDINMPTDIFTDCGLLIYKKDQPSFSGGSGCGCSATVTYGHLLNRMRKGELKKILIVATGALMSPISFQQKESIPSIAHAVSIEM
- the spoVAE gene encoding stage V sporulation protein AE, with amino-acid sequence MEKFIFAFIIGGLICVIGQLIMDILKVTPAHTTCTLVVIGAILGGFGLYDPLVKFAGAGAFIPISSFGNTLVTAALTDAEQTGFIGIFTGVLKTVSTGVSAAIIFGFISAIVFKPKG
- a CDS encoding Gfo/Idh/MocA family protein, encoding MKIGVVGTGAIVETFLQAMSKVHGVECIALCSRKTSNRTDELSKKYNIQSMYSDYKKMLENKSIDFIYIALPNSLHYSYTLKALENKKNVICEKPFTSTIKESEHLITVAKKYNLFLFEGITTIYLPNFIDIKNKIKDLQDIKLVQCNFSQYSSRYNSFINGEISNVFNPTFSGGALYDINIYNLHFVIGLFGKPVDVRYLANTAYNGIDTSGIVILKYKDFVCECVGAKDTMSPSFVYIQGRNGYLKLNGSTNECPSFEFCIDGEVKSYNNQEDSNRMVYELNKFKEIFDNDNKDMCYKLLEHSLNVVETAVKARKDAEIVFPADNTNTI
- a CDS encoding helix-turn-helix transcriptional regulator, with protein sequence MAKLKTKIHELRKERNLKQDELAKLVGVRRETIGALENGKYNPSLKLAMDIANVFNKTVEDVFEFIDEN
- a CDS encoding GH36-type glycosyl hydrolase domain-containing protein, producing the protein MKKNNSYGLRRNLLKELNQGFSCIHENFKYFRKLSKEKTKVIGAAEWLLDNIYLIEKEYKAIKKEMPMDYFKSLPSMEKFIDNKSRHEINNSFEHKNFYEKGDIERENYNEFENDLPRIFIMAKNYINMGEEIVDESLIKYINKIQKDNLDMNLENNKLSEEFFSKIDNNNFNKDSFFTMGELWAFPLMLKIAIIINLSKYTNELVNIQKEILQGKFVGDKIVDAVNSNKLNEELENINNKYKKFSPLFAREFLKVLRNNSIENEKIYNFIKLKVGIDEDIDNYIIKSNLNEEFLEKNIGDYITSIRKIENISWRNFFQNTSLVDRILSEDPENVYANMDFESKDYYRHKLENIARITNRDEISIAKNVLKLALKNKKDNKEPYKCHVGYYLIDSGVSELEGYNGKINNAISEKTYLAINTLGTVIISLLFLFICSLGDAKYTKTEYIISFLLILIPINEIIIGFINWIVSKTVQIRLVPKMDFSEGIPEDCKTIVVIPTIVNCKEKVKSLMNKLEIAYCGNKDKNVYFALLSDFEDSDSEVEEKDKEIIRCGLECARKLNNKYSKSNNKSINNDARFFFFSRKRIYNKKQNVFMGKERKRGKLMEFMALIKGKTDHTYDVLSSDIKVLKNVKYLITLDEDTFMPRESSFKLIGAMNHVLNIPYVKDNNVFRGYGVMQPKVSISLEAKNQTYFSNIFGGEGGVDGYSIAYSDTYQDLFGQGSFTGKGIINIDEFYNILHDSIKDNSVLSHDLLEGAVARCALVSQIEFIDGYPASYESSCKRLHRWVRGDWQLIGWLFSKKISSLNKWKIFDNLRRSLLAPNLLLALILSLTILNGRSQIALLCFLALMNSLIFTVTDFVVTPKNKLMGTFKSFQQILLIFTFIPYQSLLMIDAIIRTLFRLCISKKNLLEWQSFDSVEKKYNKNSLKSHLKRMWISPIMGLLVLYLSIYNPIGIVVYSAVVSALWIISPYVAYSISRNIYKNKFTLQEEQNVYLREISRRIYAYYEDFVNEENNYLAPDNYQEKPFKGIAHRTSPTNIGMGLVSNVVAYDLGYITMMELIDKTEMILNSMKDLQIVHGHYLNWYDTKTKVPLWPRYVSTVDSGNLLGNLWVLKRAMEELKDKEIIRLNELISLKDIYNIIGKDEPSIKALFDSNINIREYKEFLNKIFMEIEKFIENEKNNSDNKNKNYLNKKDDEIEYWIQKFTKEINNKIKYYNYIFDGLENVYSKEFFEGVPSIRELISRCEEYENEVSNNFSNTFKIKINNFKTYAKKIDNIIKDINMISEQMDFRFLYDKTRQLFFIGYNVEDDSLGNSYYDLLASESRIASFISIAKNNVPISHWFKLGRGMTNAFHTHSLVSWSGTMFEYFMPSLIMKNYPKTLLSQTYKSVIKAQKSFSKQKKTPWGISECAFYKFDADENYQYKAFGIPGIGLKRGLEDEIVISPYSTLMTLPFCKKSGIKNLKKLEKLGCLGRYGFIEAIDYTKAREDKYVIKNKIDDDKENLLTDTHGEDSNNSKINDKVYNDGIKPNKIMTYMVHHLGMSLMALDNFLLNDILINRFHSLPEVKATELLLKEKIPHNITFERNEDYSIRSMYFEGENLISRKFVNANQENTEVLLLSNGGYSSMITVSGSGYSKMDDMMLYRWKGNSTSDDSGMFFYIKNLNSNEYWSSTFEPCKNYGDKYIAEFNLDKAKFNRKDGNIETQMEVVVSPEENFEVRKITLNNLSSKGRSVEITSYMEVILTTFSADAVHPAFSNLFVQTEYDDKENVLIGSRRGRVKGAKVPYIFHKVLVNGELEGSISYETSRINFIGRNRDLKSPLAMDNDKSLNNTVGTVLDPIMSIRARVRLDGNSKREIYVITGTTDSREAAINICKENKNVVTLEKVFENYSIRTQLELKNLGIRSVQANIFQNLASYIFFLHSGRKDREEYIKNISKHQKDLWPYGISGDLPIMFLTIEEEKDINLVYNILNLHYYLKLKGVKLDLIIYNNEEISYDEPLQKNIMQAIHISKEGNSLNIPGGIFVHNKSTMDTQVKDLIVGIARLYIDSNKGSIFKQIEKNEEFNGISTNEFSRYKKSVDEETYKHNCDNRLANNYEENYILQDKKHLLEEIPDNVESDKLEEKAKPLSINYKLETADELVSDLDDNIIEYKEYDHDEEFIEDEDLINGLESAKTKNNMGKSTNKKYLNIEDFNEDFNVGNLDFFNGYGGFSKVDNSYLIKLSNFKNTPAPWINVISNDDFGFHITESGSSYTWCGNSRENKITPWSNDYIRDPLGEALYIRDDNSNNYFSITPKPVRDNGDYFIKHGFGYSEFSHTAYELKGKLEIFAPKNEKVKIQKVTLENLSGNDREISLFYYAKLVMGVYEYDSARYVSTYIHGELEKNRNASINEENKNSNSTKYVYNSGFIRGCNPYSEYFGKFNSYLTILGGECLSFTGDNKEFLGINGEVSSPKALDYKNLSNRCGGIYDPCLAATTNIKLKKGEKKELLILFGEEEKENVEKVIEKYQIRGNADKELEKVKKYWKDFLGNIQVKTPDKSLNYLLNGWLLYQTLSCRYLSRSAFYQSGGAYGFRDQLQDSMALGVVDPEIPKAQILRSASRQYVEGDVQHWWHPVVNSGIRTRFSDDLLWLPYVTAEYINSTGDYKILQETAPYLEDEPLREGEDERYTIVNQSSKEGTIYEHCLKAIEKALKFGMHNIPLMGSGDWNDGMSTVGNKGKGESVWLGWFLYSILENFIKIAQIKGDKETKTYYEERKEFIRENLEKNAWDGGWYRRAYFDDGTPLGSRENPECQIDSLAQSWSIISGATKVKSDNELIKYSERAFEAMEAIDNNLVKEEKGLILLLAPPFSNSYLEPGYIKGYVPGVRENGGQYTHAAVWVILALTKLGLGDKAVKYYNMINPINHTKTELECMTYKLEPYVMAADVYIKEPHGGRGGWSWYTGASGWMYRVGIEDILGLKRIEDKGYMVKPCIPKSWNEFEIKIKNDNEDYTIKVRRGEDKKKESDSLINSKVTNNLNEIKYDKFKLIINGEKIDGNIIPRNLGKINVIVYI